CTGTTCCAGGGCCTGGAGTCGTCCTATCAGAAAGCTCTGCAAGCTCACCTGAGGAGCGGAGACAGTCCCATGTCGCTGCCCGCCTCCgaccgctcctcctcctcttcccagGAGAGCCTCAAGTGAGAAagcccctccccctcttcttctgtcAATTCCAGAAGTTCTGTGTCGTTTGTCTCCTGAGGTGTCTTCATTGTCTCGTTGTCTCCACAGTCGACCTCTGTCTGTGAAAAGCAGCGTTGGAAGCAGCACAAACAGATGTAAACACTCTTATCGCTCATATTTACGTCAAAGATAAAACGTCTACAAGTTTTCTTCTGACTTTATCATCTCGCGTCTTTCAGCCAAACCTGCCCACGGCTCCAGGACGTCTGCCGCAGCGCCATCTCCCGGCTCGCTCCAACGCTCTCGCAGCGACGTGGATGTCAACGCCGCCGCCACCGCCACGGCTCGCACCAGGATGCCCGCCGTGCCGTCGTCCTCTTCTCCCTTCGGCTCGGCCTCGGCCCTCCCCCCTGGATCCTACGCTTCGCTGGGTGAGACGCCAAAGCTTCATTTCCCTGTCGACCAGCTTCTGTGAAAACTCCGGAGTTTTAGTCTTTGGAGTGTTAGCGAGCAAATTGAAAAATCATGCCGATAATTAGAAGCAGAGCTCAAATCAACTTTTGAATGGATACGGTTTAATTTAATAaggttctttcttggctcgTGTCCTATTCCTCCACCAAGTCTTCTGGAAATCTGTTGACAACTgaacaaagaattaaaaaaaggacaagtGTGGAGACGCAACGTCTTTGACGGGGACGATccgtcttcttcttcgtctgttTTGAAGCTGTCCAGGTTGTGGTTGTTTGCCAGCTGAGCTCTGTGCATCACTTTCATCCTCTCGctcaaaaataaacatctaaCTTCTTTGAGAAGCTTCCGTGCAGCGGATCAGAACCCATGACCGGGCTCGTGtcctcatttattattatttaatttgttatttcattGTGGGACACTTAATATAATCACTGGGATGTTTGTGCAGTCGAGTCTCGTCCTTATCCAAATATCAGGTGACACATTCACAGCCTGCAGGAAGTCAGATTTACGCCCGTCTCACCCTGTTCACCTCTTCCTCAAACATACCTGGAGACTAACCTCTTGACCCCCGACCCCTAACCCTTGTTGTGTCTCTCCCGGGCCCGCCCACCGGTCAGACGGCTCGTGGTCTGTTAATGCAGACGGTAAGCTGTGCGGGGAATGAtccgtgccccccccccctgctgtgTTCCTATCCCCTCATCAGCCCTGTAATTGTCTGTGATGGGCGTGTCAGTGCATGGACTGTCTACGCATGGTGTTACCGTGAcgtctctgtccatctctgtccAACCGCTGGTTAGAGACGGAGAAAACAAGTGGTTGGAGATCAGTCGTCAATTTAACAGACGACAGGAGAAACTTACTAAATGAATCATCgtctgtgtttcaggttttTCAGTCATCGTCAGTGACGCTggtgtttctgtctttcatctctgtctgtcctctgtctcagGTCTTTCAGTCTCGTGTCTCTGCATGACCAAAGTGTGGAGAGTGTCCTTTCTAAACCAGCAGCAGCGTGTTTGAATATGACGTCTTTTTCctcgtcctctcctcttcaggtCGAGTACGAACCCGCAGGACGAGTTCAGGAAACGGTCCGTCCGTGACAGACAGCCGCGGTCGGAGCCGAGGGAAGGTCGTTTCACAGTCCCAACGTGAGTCGCTCCTGCctcttgtgtctttttttaGATTTCTACGTTCTCGCTCAGTAGATCTGAAGTACTTCCCTCTGTGTTTCAGCCGGCAGTCGCTCAGGTTCTCCGGGTCGACTTCTGAGCTCCACGTACGGCAGACTCCCGAGACCGACGATGGGCTCCGCTGCCGCCAACGCCGCCTCCAGCGGCCTGACAGACAAGAGTCGACCTCGAGGTCACCGCAGCCAGGGCTGCAGCCGAGAGACCAGCCCCACCAGATCAGGCATGGGTGAGGACGGTGGATGAAAACACTGCAACACGGAAACATTTCAAACCGATCGCAACGTCTTCGAACGCAAACGTCTCGTTGAGTTGAAGCACCTGAAggaagagaagctgcagattaagaatttcatgttgCGGCTGAAAGGAACGAACATTAAATCAGAAGTTAGAAACTGAGATAGAATCCAGAATAAACCGGGAGGCGAGAGAAGAAGTTTCAGTTGTGACTTAACGAACTGCAGCTTTAGTTACAGTGGCAGCGGAGTCTGAACTAATCTGAGTTGTaatgtgatatttaaatatatttactcGGACGAAAACtcttttaaattaaagatgAATCAATCGAGCAAATCATCTTTGCAGATTTTAGTGTCAGAAAGACTTCCTGACACATCTGTAGATTTATTAACATCTGGAGAAGAAGGGGTGACCGCTCTCACTCCTCCTTAAATGTGAGTTCAGACTTTAGTTGTAGTTTCTTCCTGAGGACGACTTGCACACGCTAACACTCCGGGTTCCTGTTCCTCGCACTAACGCTCAACCTGCCGCCACCCGAGTCTCACGCTCCCTCTTCTCCTGCCTGACTAATGTCTAATGCAGAGCTGGATGTGCTACGAGCTAAACTGTCCTCCTGcactgctgtctgtctgtctgtctgtctgtctgtctgtctcacctctccaGCCCGGAGTCGAATCCCCCGACCGAGCATGAGTCAGGGCTGCAGCCGCGAAACCAGTCGCGAGAGCAGCCGCGACACCAGCCCAGCCCGGGGTTTCTCCCCCCTGGGTGAGTATGGTCCTGACGTTCCCCAATGAATCCCACTTCTCTCAGCGGAGGAGAGAACAACATctggaaacagagacagatgtgtAGAGCTGATGTTTCTCTAACGTTAAGCAGGAATCAGAATAATCATCTAAAGCGAATTAATAAATTCACGCATCGCCCTGGATCGATCGTATCTTCTGGTGAAGAGACGCTGACGgatgtttttatctgtctcACCTCACCTTTAATTCCTCATCACGAATTCTCTGGCTTCCACTTCCAATCAACTTTTAAAATCGTAAACAGCGCCGCCCATTCCAAAGAGTTCTTTCCTGTCCCTCCCTCAACTTTACTGGACCCTCGTCTTCCTGCACGTGTCTCTGCCTTGCTCTGTTGTAACTCTCTGTTCTGCTAATGATCTCAGATCAGTGTTGAAATAATCAGTCGTTTCTGTATCGCCATAACAACAGTCGTGTTTCCTCCTCCAGCGACTCGCCGTCACTCCCGCTCAACCAGCGCTCTGTCCTCGGCAGAGTGTTACTCAGGTGACGTCTCCACGGATCCACTCCGTCCGCCAGATAGAATGAAAAGACTCATAAACGTTGATTCGGTTGAATTCATCTTCGTGCATCTGGCTGACGGAGTCGTCTGCTTCTTCACGCATGACCAACATCGCCCTCTAGTGGGAAACAATCACCAGACAGATGCTGTTGAATCGTTAACGTTGGTTAACCGGTGAAAAACACAGAACTTGTTGTTGGTTGTTTCTTACTTATGTCACtcacctgcagggggcgacaCCACATCTGCCTGCTTGTCACGATTATAAAATATAAGTTGCTGCGACGGTTTGTAGAAAAAATGAAActtgttttgaaatgtgaagACAAAATCTTTCGTTCGCAGCTTTTTTGCCtgatctttttcttttgctttcaaTATTAAATGCAGTTGATCGTTTTCTGGCTGTTTTGTGATTAGAACGAGTTTTACTTTCTCATTGTtcactgaatgtttttaattgacgtagtttactttttttttttagtaatgtCACTTTTCTCAAACACGTCAGTTTCTTTTCAACAAAACCTCATTAACGAGGTCAGACATTCACCCGGGACCCTTCACTCGTTCTGGTCACGATAACTTCCCATGTTCCGGCTTCGCATCTTCACAGTTGAGTTTCGTCCTCTTGTCTCTCTCGTCCTCACCCGCTCATGTgcgtttttttaaacttttttcagACCGACTGTCCCATCAGGCTCGGATCTCGGCCTCCGTCGACGCCATGAGAATCCTCAACACCGGCACCGAGGTGGAGGCTGCCGTAGCAGACGCTCTGGTGAGAATTCAGACTTATTTCTCCGAAACAAAGAAATCGAAACGACGTGTCTGCTGATGTTGTTGACGTCGTCTCCTCTGTGTTCTCCCCGGACTCTGTGAACTCCAGCTCTTAGGAGACTCCAGGAGTAAGGTACATTAACTCTGGACTCGCTCCGTCCTCTCCCTGCATGTAGAGCATGAGCTTCCAACTCTGACCCCTTCAACACACAGAGATCTGACTCAGACTGaagctgtttcctcctgttaGCGTAGTGCATgtgaaaatgtctctgtgtaAATGAAGTGTCACCTGCACGTCTCTGTAGCTGCACGTCTCTGTAGCTGCACGTCTCTGTAGCTGCACGTCGAAGCCTCTGGTCGTAGCATGTCTGCTGTTGTCTGACGTTACTCTTCGGTTTTGTCCGCGAcgcctcactctctctcctctcctctcgatCAGCGGAGGCCGGTGCGGCGGCGCTTCGAGTCGCCGGGCATGTACTCAGACGACGACGCCAACAGCGACGCCTCCAGCGCCTGCTCGGAGCGCTCGTACAGCTCGCGCAACGGCGGCATGGGGCCGCACTACCTGCGCCAGACGGAGGACGTGGCGGAGGTGCTGAACCACTGCGCCAGCGCCAACTGgtcagagaggaaggaggggctTCTGGGGCTGCAGAACCTCCTCAAGAGCCAGAGGATGCTCAGGTGGGAACATGGTGGAACCTTCACATCAGTCAGCGTCTGTCCTGTACTTTTCAGCGAGTGACGGTGATTGACCGTGGTTCTCGTTTTGTGTCCGACAGCCGCGTGGAGCTGAAGAGACTCTGTGAGATCTTCACCAGGATGTTCGCAGACCCTCACAGTAAGGTGAGATCCAGCGGTGTGCTGGCGTCAGGCAGAAGAATAATCCTCGGGATCGTCTCACAGTTTGTGCTacgtgtgttttctctcactcGTCAGAACTAACGGACAAACTAAccgtgtgtttttctgttgcatGCCTCGTCGCTGCTGCGGACTCTAACACCAGAGAGTAAGTGTTGACTCACCTCCACCTTCTGCCGCTTCGTCCgaaacaaacacagtgaagaaCAACAACTTCTTTGTTCTTCCTTGGTTttgtttccttccctctctcctctcgtcttgCTCCTCCCGTCTGACGTCACCTTCCCATCATCCCTCTGTGCGTCTCAGGTCTTCAGCATGTTCCTGGAGACGCTGGTGGACTTCATCGTGCTGCACAGGGACGACCTGCAGGACTGGCTCTTCGTCCTGCTCACTCAGCTGCTGAAGAAGATGGGCGCCGACCTCCTGGGCTCCGTCCAGGCCAAAGTCCAGAAGGCTCTGGACATCACCAGGTGAGACCGGGCCTTCAGGATGAGTCCTAAAatcaaacaatttaaaaacgTCTGAGACCAGAACATCAAATCTTGTCCTGGTTTTACTCTCTGGGTTTTGTGTCTCCGCGCTGACTTGTACTTCCTGTGTCTCTTTACTTTTGTCCGTCTCCTCAGGGAGTCGTTCCCGTACGAGCAGCAGTTCAACATCTTGATGCGTTTCATCGTGGATCAGACGCAGACTCCAAACCTGAAAGTGAAGGTGGCCATCCTGCGCTATATCGAGGCTCTGGCTCGCCAGATGGATCCGTCCGACTTCGTCAACTCCAGCGAGACGCGCCTCGCCGTCTCACGCATCATCACCTGGACCACCGAGCCCAAGAGCTCCGACGTCCGCAAGGTAGGCGGTCGGACGGCGTGGAGCTCCAGCGCCACCTCCAGAACAAACCTCCCTCCTGTCACCTTATGTCTCGAATCTGTGTTCCTTTGTTTGCtaagtttagttttttgttcCCACGTTTTGTTCCAATTGCCATTTGTCGTCCACCGAACCCCCAGACCCTTCACAACTGGGCAGGGGAGGATTTCTCAGGCCGACCCAGCACTGTGGCCTCTCTGCCCGGGGAGGGTAACCTGGAGGAGAGGTGCAAGCAGGTAGAAACTCCATCGACCTGCACGGCCGGGGCTCGTAACCCGCTCTAACCCGGCGAGCGGCTGCCGCTCTGCAGACCCCGACATCTGCTCTGTCGGTTtcacagagagaatgaaaataaCCCGAGGAGTGGGCGAGCTGTGTGAACGCTTCTCTAACCGCTCGAAAACTTTCTCAGCGATGGGAGTGAGTCGCTCTCTGCGGTTGAATCAAGACGATGATGAGTCGAGGATTTGAATGTGTCAGTTTGTGCATGAACGCTGAGTCTGTGCAGATTTAACTCGACTGATCtcgaacaaaaagaaaacttacgTTTCTTCTCCAAAACGTTTTtgcatgattttcttttttcagaaacttttttaattttcctgAAGAAAACTTGAagcagaaacatttattttccagctTTTGCTTAAcgaactttttgtttttgaggcAAACATCAACGATCTGCATGTGCACGGCAACAGATGTGCTTCTTAACATGAAACTTTCAAATATTTGACCTTGGAGGTTAAATATTCCGTCAAGGTTTTTAACCTGCGTCACAAAATGTCACTTCTGTGTTTCTGGTTCATTAATAAGAATCAAGGAAATGTTTGGGGGATGGTCGGATCATTTGATATTAGATTTGAATCCTGTGTTAAGATGGAGTCGTGTCTCACGGCACAACAGTGATCGACCGTCTCCGTCTCCATGGGACAGAATCGCTCCGATTCAAATGCTGTTGAAATAATTCAGTTATGGACAAATTATCTGTTTCACAGCAGCGGCCAAACAGGAAGAAACAGGAGGAAGTCGTGGAGATAAAacatgtgacctgtgtgtgtgtgtgtgtgtgtgtgcaggcggCCCAGGTTGTGTTGATCGCTCTGTTTGAGTTGAACACTCCTGAGTTCACGATGCTGCTCGGAGCTCTGCCCAAAACCTTCCAGGACGGGACGACCAAGCTGCTGCACAACCACCTGAGGAACGCCAGCGCCAACAGCGGCATCGTCATGGTagtgctctcacacacacacacacacacacacacacacacacacacacacacacacgtgatcaATGCTCAATATGAGTTTTTTATGATGTGATTTCcagatgtggtgtgtgtgtgtgtgtgtaaatccaGTCGTGCACTTTGTCGATCTGCAGGCTTCTCCCAGTAACTCGATGGGTCGGACTCCTCCTCGACAGCCCGGCAGCCGCAGCAGTCCGCTGACCTCGCCCACCAACTGCTCCCACGGAGGACTCTCCCCCAGGTGCTCCGCAGAAACGCTCCCCCTCCCACAACCTGAATGTAAAGTCAGACCCTGGGATCTAAAGCTTCAACAGGCTGCAGCTCATAACAGACTAACCTCTCGACTACCGTCTCTGGTTAAAGCAGGAGATAAACTCAAGTATAGTTTAAATATCAACTTTTATTCTGCGTTGGAAGTTTTTATTGACACTAGAATCAAATGAATAGTTTTTTTGCTGTGACTAAAGTTTTGAACAGTTTGGTGGGGGTGGAGTTCTCCACCTGCTCGTACTAACACCGACTGAGAACTTCTCCTTTTATTCCCACTTTCCTCATGTTTCTATTTCCTCTCTTCcgtctcctctttcttctcctcttcctcgcccTCCTTCCTCCCCGGCCGGCTGCAGTCGGTTGTTGGGTTGGAGCGCAGATGGTCTCTCCAAGTTCCCTCCTCCACCCTTcccctcttcccctcttcctccacccACTGCCCACTCCTCCCTCAAGGCCCTGCGGCGAGCTTACTCACCCAGGTAACCCCACCCCCttttacctcctcctcttcctcctcctctccctccgtcCTCTGGGGTTTCACAGTCAGACTGTAAGAACTTTGACGCACTGTGGAACCTCGGACTCACTCACTCGTCTGTCTTCACTCCTGCTTCGCTGCTGCCTCCATCTGCTCAAACTGTCGTTTCCTGTCCATgtgctcacttcctgtttctcctcctgcttcctTTGTCTCTGAACTAAAAACCGTCGTCAGGTGAGaacgtgtgtctctgtgctgtgactcACCTGTTTGCCTCCACCTGCGTCAGTGTGCCAACATGCACGGTCATGCACGTGCACCGTACTGTGCCGGACTGTGGAACGCAGCAGTGCACGGATTCAAAAAACAACCTGGAGGATGTGCTGAAGTTTGTGAACCGCTTCCTGTATCCATGACGACCTTTAAACCCTCACGAACCTTCACAAAGAAACATCTGGACCCAGATTTATAATCTGAGCAGATTCATCGAGTGACTCAGTGTCTCCTGCACTATGACGTCACCGTCATCAGACTTTATATTCAACATTAAACCGAATCTGTGAAATGATTTCTGATGGTTTCTAGGTTGTGACACCAGGGGGTGCTGTTTCACCACTAAATATTAGAACATTAGATTTTCTGGAAATCATAGAATGATCTCAGGAACGTTGACAGAACGTCAGAGCAGTTCCATCCACATCCTCCGCAGCACCAGAGGTTAGCTTCGTCCTCTAACCTCCGAGGATGAACGTCCTCGTTAGATCGTccaataactgtgtgtgtgtctctaccCCCCCCCTCTGCAGCATGCTGGAGTACGACAGCGAGAACCTGAACTCAGAGGAGATCTACAGCTCCCTGCGCGGCGTCACCGAGGCCATCCAGAACTTCAGCTTCCGCAGCCAAGAGGACCTGATGGAGCCGCTGAGGAGGGACGGCAAGAGGGACGTCACGGTGAGCGGGGGAGTTAGTGAATAAGGTTAATGTgcaacgagagagagaaaaggaaagtggatgaaagcagagacaaagacagaatcAAAGAAACTGTTGACGATTCGTTTCTACTTTGAGGACGAGAAGAAGACGATCAGAAACTTTTATATCTAACAACTCTGTCAaattcttttcttctctcttcagtCCGGGGTCGGGTCGTCCTCGGACTCCGACCCGGTGGAGGGCGGACGCACGGCTCTGGACAACAAGACGTCTCTGCTGAACACTCCCTCGCCTCGATCCTTTGCCGGCCCGCGTTTCCGTGACTACAATCCGTACAACTACACGGACGGCATCAGCACGCTGGACAAAGCCGCCCTGAAGGAGGCGCTGTACGAGGACGCCGTGGAGCAGCTGCGAGATGGTCAGGCTTCAGTTGTTCTTGTGTTTCCATcttcagtttgttgtgttgtgtgttctaagttgtgttctctctctctctctctcacaggccGCCGACAAGAAAGTGTTGAAAACAAGATCCTGAACCCGAAAACCTTCCCTGGTAAAGACACGAGATGTTTCAGAGTCCAGATGTTTCAGAGTCCAGATGTTCAGGCAGCTTCATTTGAACCTTTGTCACGTCTGAGGACACTCTGATGTGTAGACGCTCTTTTTGTCCTCCTGTGGTTGACCTTTGCCCTCCACCCTCAGCGGGACCTGCCGAGCAGCTGGAGCTGGTGGGCGAGCTGCTGAAGGAGCTCTCTCAGGGCCAGGCCGGGGAGCGGGGCCCCGAGGAGCGACGGCAGacgctgctggagctgctgaaggTGGCCCGAGAGGACAGCCTGGTGGTGTGGGAGGAGCACTTCAAgaccatgctgctgctgctgctggagacgcTCGGAGACAAAGACGTAAGACGCTCTTCAGGTGATTGTAAAAACGTCCTCTGAGTGGTTCTGAACCGCCTCCTCTCTCGCAGCACACCATCCGAGCTCTGGCGCTGAGAGTCCTGAAGGAGATCCTGAGGAACCAGCCGGCCCGCTTCAAGAACTACGCCGAGCTGACCATCATGAAGACGCTGGAGGCTCACAAGGACTCGCACAAAGAGGTTTGGATCATTCTCTCTGAGCGATTCCCTCTAATCTGCTCCGTCTAACTCCAACCCTCTGTTGAAGGTGGTGCGGGCGGCCGAGGAGGCGGCGTCCACGCTGGCGGGGTCCATCCCCCCGGAGCAGTGCATCAAGGTCCTGTGTCCCATCGTGCAGACGGCGGATTACCCCATCAACCTGGCCGCCATTAAGATGCAGACCAGGGCCATCGAACGCATCACCAAGGAGCCGCTGCACCAGCTGCTGCCGGACATCATCCCGGGACTCCTGCAGGTGAGACGCTCGTTCCGTCTTCATGCGTGTTCTCCGTACATTCAGTGTTTGTTGCCGTGTTCCACCGAGTCGTCTCGTCCGCAGGGCTACGACAACACGGAGAGCAGCGTGAGGAAGGCCAGCGTCTTCTGCCTGGTGGCCATCTACTCTGTGATCGGCGAGGAGCTGAAGCCTTACCTGGCTCAGCTGACCGGCAGCAAGGTCAGTCCCAGATCTTCGTTCTCACACTCGATGAAGAACAAACCTCAGAGTTGTGTTCGACCTTTAAGCTTCTTCCTGTTTCAGATGAAGCTCCTGAACCTCTACATCAAACGAGCTCAGACGACCaccagcaacagcagcagctcctccgaCATCTCCTCCTACTGATCCCTGAG
The genomic region above belongs to Paralichthys olivaceus isolate ysfri-2021 chromosome 24, ASM2471397v2, whole genome shotgun sequence and contains:
- the LOC109647064 gene encoding CLIP-associating protein 1-like isoform X27; the protein is MEEDEEVVAVSMDYLLEQAMHKDLGRRLQVGPEIMELILDQERCPELEQDQGSVDRMVDAVASSWVNSSNFKVVLLGMDILSSLVTRLQERFRTQVGTVLPSLIDRLGDAKDQVRDQDQALLLKIMDQAANPQYVWERMMGGFKHKNNRTREGLCLCLISTLNVFGSQSLTLSKIVPHICNLLGDPTSQVRDGAMSCLVEIYRHVGERVRMDLGKKGLPQSRLNVIFSKFDEVQRSGNMVLSPVSDKNFEDDDSVDGVRSSSSSKGASQSGKKTVSMGSFRRPPSASSAKSAGRDGSAAGALDEEYFIQAFEDVPTMQIYSNREVDEAMTKIRDVLSDDKRDWELRVAALRKVRSLVLAGAPEFDGFLQQLRLMEAAFKLSAKDLRSQVVREACITLGHLSLVLGSRFDHAAEAVMPILLNLVPNSAKIMATSGVAAIRLILRHTHYPRLIPIITSNCVSKSVAVRRRCFEFLDLLLQEWQTSSLERHGAVLTETIKKGIHDADAEARSVARKCYWSFHGHFSREAEQLFQGLESSYQKALQAHLRSGDSPMSLPASDRSSSSSQESLNRPLSVKSSVGSSTNRSKPAHGSRTSAAAPSPGSLQRSRSDVDVNAAATATARTRMPAVPSSSSPFGSASALPPGSYASLDGSWSVNADGRVRTRRTSSGNGPSVTDSRGRSRGKVVSQSQPGSRSGSPGRLLSSTYGRLPRPTMGSAAANAASSGLTDKSRPRGHRSQGCSRETSPTRSGMDRLSHQARISASVDAMRILNTGTEVEAAVADALRRPVRRRFESPGMYSDDDANSDASSACSERSYSSRNGGMGPHYLRQTEDVAEVLNHCASANWSERKEGLLGLQNLLKSQRMLSRVELKRLCEIFTRMFADPHSKVFSMFLETLVDFIVLHRDDLQDWLFVLLTQLLKKMGADLLGSVQAKVQKALDITRESFPYEQQFNILMRFIVDQTQTPNLKVKVAILRYIEALARQMDPSDFVNSSETRLAVSRIITWTTEPKSSDVRKAAQVVLIALFELNTPEFTMLLGALPKTFQDGTTKLLHNHLRNASANSGIVMASPSNSMGRTPPRQPGSRSSPLTSPTNCSHGGLSPSMLEYDSENLNSEEIYSSLRGVTEAIQNFSFRSQEDLMEPLRRDGKRDVTSGVGSSSDSDPVEGGRTALDNKTSLLNTPSPRSFAGPRFRDYNPYNYTDGISTLDKAALKEALYEDAVEQLRDGRRQESVENKILNPKTFPAGPAEQLELVGELLKELSQGQAGERGPEERRQTLLELLKVAREDSLVVWEEHFKTMLLLLLETLGDKDHTIRALALRVLKEILRNQPARFKNYAELTIMKTLEAHKDSHKEVVRAAEEAASTLAGSIPPEQCIKVLCPIVQTADYPINLAAIKMQTRAIERITKEPLHQLLPDIIPGLLQGYDNTESSVRKASVFCLVAIYSVIGEELKPYLAQLTGSKMKLLNLYIKRAQTTTSNSSSSSDISSY
- the LOC109647064 gene encoding CLIP-associating protein 1-B-like isoform X14; its protein translation is MEEDEEVVAVSMDYLLEQAMHKDLGRRLQVGPEIMELILDQERCPELEQDQGSVDRMVDAVASSWVNSSNFKVVLLGMDILSSLVTRLQERFRTQVGTVLPSLIDRLGDAKDQVRDQDQALLLKIMDQAANPQYVWERMMGGFKHKNNRTREGLCLCLISTLNVFGSQSLTLSKIVPHICNLLGDPTSQVRDGAMSCLVEIYRHVGERVRMDLGKKGLPQSRLNVIFSKFDEVQRSGNMVLSPVSDKNFEDDDSVDGVRSSSSSKGASQSGKKTVSMGSFRRPPSASSAKSAGRDGSAAGALDEEYFIQAFEDVPTMQIYSNREVDEAMTKIRDVLSDDKRDWELRVAALRKVRSLVLAGAPEFDGFLQQLRLMEAAFKLSAKDLRSQVVREACITLGHLSLVLGSRFDHAAEAVMPILLNLVPNSAKIMATSGVAAIRLILRHTHYPRLIPIITSNCVSKSVAVRRRCFEFLDLLLQEWQTSSLERHGAVLTETIKKGIHDADAEARSVARKCYWSFHGHFSREAEQLFQGLESSYQKALQAHLRSGDSPMSLPASDRSSSSSQESLNRPLSVKSSVGSSTNRSKPAHGSRTSAAAPSPGSLQRSRSDVDVNAAATATARTRMPAVPSSSSPFGSASALPPGSYASLDGSWSVNADGRVRTRRTSSGNGPSVTDSRGRSRGKVVSQSQPGSRSGSPGRLLSSTYGRLPRPTMGSAAANAASSGLTDKSRPRGHRSQGCSRETSPTRSGMDRLSHQARISASVDAMRILNTGTEVEAAVADALLLGDSRSKRRPVRRRFESPGMYSDDDANSDASSACSERSYSSRNGGMGPHYLRQTEDVAEVLNHCASANWSERKEGLLGLQNLLKSQRMLSRVELKRLCEIFTRMFADPHSKVFSMFLETLVDFIVLHRDDLQDWLFVLLTQLLKKMGADLLGSVQAKVQKALDITRESFPYEQQFNILMRFIVDQTQTPNLKVKVAILRYIEALARQMDPSDFVNSSETRLAVSRIITWTTEPKSSDVRKAAQVVLIALFELNTPEFTMLLGALPKTFQDGTTKLLHNHLRNASANSGIVMASPSNSMGRTPPRQPGSRSSPLTSPTNCSHGGLSPSRLLGWSADGLSKFPPPPFPSSPLPPPTAHSSLKALRRAYSPSMLEYDSENLNSEEIYSSLRGVTEAIQNFSFRSQEDLMEPLRRDGKRDVTSGVGSSSDSDPVEGGRTALDNKTSLLNTPSPRSFAGPRFRDYNPYNYTDGISTLDKAALKEALYEDAVEQLRDGRRQESVENKILNPKTFPAGPAEQLELVGELLKELSQGQAGERGPEERRQTLLELLKVAREDSLVVWEEHFKTMLLLLLETLGDKDHTIRALALRVLKEILRNQPARFKNYAELTIMKTLEAHKDSHKEVVRAAEEAASTLAGSIPPEQCIKVLCPIVQTADYPINLAAIKMQTRAIERITKEPLHQLLPDIIPGLLQGYDNTESSVRKASVFCLVAIYSVIGEELKPYLAQLTGSKMKLLNLYIKRAQTTTSNSSSSSDISSY
- the LOC109647064 gene encoding CLIP-associating protein 1-B-like isoform X15, translating into MEEDEEVVAVSMDYLLEQAMHKDLGRRLQVGPEIMELILDQERCPELEQDQGSVDRMVDAVASSWVNSSNFKVVLLGMDILSSLVTRLQERFRTQVGTVLPSLIDRLGDAKDQVRDQDQALLLKIMDQAANPQYVWERMMGGFKHKNNRTREGLCLCLISTLNVFGSQSLTLSKIVPHICNLLGDPTSQVRDGAMSCLVEIYRHVGERVRMDLGKKGLPQSRLNVIFSKFDEVQRSGNMVLSPVSDKNFEDDDSVDGVRSSSSSKGASQSGKKTVSMGSFRRPPSASSAKSAGRDGSAAGALDEEYFIQAFEDVPTMQIYSNREVDEAMTKIRDVLSDDKRDWELRVAALRKVRSLVLAGAPEFDGFLQQLRLMEAAFKLSAKDLRSQVVREACITLGHLSLVLGSRFDHAAEAVMPILLNLVPNSAKIMATSGVAAIRLILRHTHYPRLIPIITSNCVSKSVAVRRRCFEFLDLLLQEWQTSSLERHGAVLTETIKKGIHDADAEARSVARKCYWSFHGHFSREAEQLFQGLESSYQKALQAHLRSGDSPMSLPASDRSSSSSQESLNRPLSVKSSVGSSTNRSKPAHGSRTSAAAPSPGSLQRSRSDVDVNAAATATARTRMPAVPSSSSPFGSASALPPGSYASLDGSWSVNADGRVRTRRTSSGNGPSVTDSRGRSRGKVVSQSQPGSRSGSPGRLLSSTYGRLPRPTMGSAAANAASSGLTDKSRPRGHRSQGCSRETSPTRSGMDRLSHQARISASVDAMRILNTGTEVEAAVADALLLGDSRSKRRPVRRRFESPGMYSDDDANSDASSACSERSYSSRNGGMGPHYLRQTEDVAEVLNHCASANWSERKEGLLGLQNLLKSQRMLSRVELKRLCEIFTRMFADPHSKRVFSMFLETLVDFIVLHRDDLQDWLFVLLTQLLKKMGADLLGSVQAKVQKALDITRESFPYEQQFNILMRFIVDQTQTPNLKVKVAILRYIEALARQMDPSDFVNSSETRLAVSRIITWTTEPKSSDVRKAAQVVLIALFELNTPEFTMLLGALPKTFQDGTTKLLHNHLRNASANSGIVMASPSNSMGRTPPRQPGSRSSPLTSPTNCSHGGLSPSRLLGWSADGLSKFPPPPFPSSPLPPPTAHSSLKALRRAYSPSMLEYDSENLNSEEIYSSLRGVTEAIQNFSFRSQEDLMEPLRRDGKRDVTSGVGSSSDSDPVEGGRTALDNKTSLLNTPSPRSFAGPRFRDYNPYNYTDGISTLDKAALKEALYEDAVEQLRDGRRQESVENKILNPKTFPAGPAEQLELVGELLKELSQGQAGERGPEERRQTLLELLKVAREDSLVVWEEHFKTMLLLLLETLGDKDHTIRALALRVLKEILRNQPARFKNYAELTIMKTLEAHKDSHKEVVRAAEEAASTLAGSIPPEQCIKVLCPIVQTADYPINLAAIKMQTRAIERITKEPLHQLLPDIIPGLLQGYDNTESSVRKASVFCLVAIYSVIGEELKPYLAQLTGSKMKLLNLYIKRAQTTTSNSSSSSDISSY